From Methanooceanicella nereidis:
GAGATACTGGAGGTTTCCGGGGGAAGGTCCAGAGTAAAAATGGATATAAAAGATCACCACCTCAACGGGCTAAAAACAGTGCACGGAGGCGCAATATTCACTCTGGCTGACCTTGCGTTCGCTGTCGCTGCTAACACCCATGGTAATGTCGCGGTGGCCATCAATGCTAATATTTCCTATATGAAGGCAATATCGGAAGGTACGTTATATGCAGAGGCGGAAGAGATATCGATCAATCCAAAAATTGCCACATATACGGTCAATATTACAGACGATAATGGCGATATCATAGCAATATTCCAGGGTATGGCTTACAGAAAAAAGAATAAAGTAAATGGTAACTAAGTAAATTTTTTAATATGTTTAACGAATAGTCATTCTTTAAATCATTAATTATCCGGTCCAAGTAATTATAATCTTTTTGCATACGCATTTTATTAATATGGTTACAGTAGCTTATTCCAGAGTATTTTTTCTACCGGTCATTAAAAATAATTTTCACATAAGCTAAATACCAGCTCATACTGTACAAAACATTTCATATATGCTTAAAACGATTTTTTATTTTAGTACATTATATAATTATACCGGTCGAAAGGAACTGGATGGTGAAAAACATGAAAACGATTAAAGAGTCACAAAATGTTTGGGGCTTATTCTTCAGCAGTCTTGTCCAGGTCTCTGCGCCAAGGATATCGGGAAGGCTCGAAAAAGGACTAAGGGAGATCTCTGCGACTGAAGAGCTATCAAGGGAACATGCCATTCTTACAAGGTTGATCATAGCCATGGAAAATGTCCTGACAAGACTCTCGTCAGATATGAAAACCGATCTGACGCCTTTGAACCAGTCAGCGTTGATCATTAAAAATATCGTGATAGACCATCACATGAAATTCGAAGAAGAGAACATCTATCCCAAATTCAAATATGATAAGACCTTAATGGAGGTTGCGGATAAATTGCAGGCACAACATGATATGGCAAGGGAGACAACAAAAAGAATGCTGGAACTTACGAAGTCAAAAAAGATCGGGAATGAAAAAGAAAGGGACGAACTTATACAGTCCGGCATAATGATGTCAGACCTGATAAGAGTGCACATCGCCTGGGAAGAATCCGTATTATTTACTGCGCTGCAGGCTGCGTTACCGAAGAGTTCAATTGA
This genomic window contains:
- a CDS encoding PaaI family thioesterase, which produces MEHIKELFKKDKFAEHAGIEILEVSGGRSRVKMDIKDHHLNGLKTVHGGAIFTLADLAFAVAANTHGNVAVAINANISYMKAISEGTLYAEAEEISINPKIATYTVNITDDNGDIIAIFQGMAYRKKNKVNGN
- a CDS encoding hemerythrin domain-containing protein; this translates as MKTIKESQNVWGLFFSSLVQVSAPRISGRLEKGLREISATEELSREHAILTRLIIAMENVLTRLSSDMKTDLTPLNQSALIIKNIVIDHHMKFEEENIYPKFKYDKTLMEVADKLQAQHDMARETTKRMLELTKSKKIGNEKERDELIQSGIMMSDLIRVHIAWEESVLFTALQAALPKSSIEELDRKMLEDEAKFIGDEGLEKLFDDLSRIERAAGTHDISAFPFR